The Phragmites australis chromosome 15, lpPhrAust1.1, whole genome shotgun sequence genome window below encodes:
- the LOC133893217 gene encoding RINT1-like protein MAG2L, with the protein MSPPRLRPPPASLRGFLDAHFASPEDLAAAPALAELLRRECAELEASLRRLEAQLASAAASWLARSGEARLDLRRLRSRGGGVEEEDEGVETVRTVGLPALVREIQRIDTIRLYAEATLQLEALVGNLEDAAFSIVRQASKLNLPSILRKSNETEWKQGKLLHAINAMRDIERELVSISTSRPQWTNLIMVVDSRVDKTLAILRPQALTDYRALLAALGWPPSLSSPDTQEDKYSQIPNPLDLMNEDNKEKYSQSFLALCALQHVQANREVRQCQTTAATPALADSKYFDKTACFDNGLWAIDELVHPIASRMEYHFAKWSEQPEFIFTLVYKITKDFMDGVDDILQPLIDQARLVGLSAKESWVTGMVKMLVGYLERQIFPALVTSYQEQATVGKPEVHSSWLHLNDVMISFDKRMQLLADSGIQKIASISEGLSRSLSVFSIYGEHSDWLQIWAGVELSSAQDNLKSEMDDETSWSCIDNQHGQFGHQENSIKFLLSTREDYKAPPVSEIVVKTALSMIKRGCALPTKGMQSQYNRSSSVQFLNDFFLVLRDRCEALQLSNTALEDQSLSKASCAINAARYCENVLREWDEDTAFLDMGARGSLFTDEINFLVKLGTNYLEQILSSILLEFEDLSWEYVQNIGSSSEQTALDDQILDEESVGVSPGFVASLDVLTDRTTKLNLYLNSKDFLDLWRSIAEGLDYFIYSSVRWGEVSFSDPGVIQLRVDTKALLHVFRPFCSRPEAFLPLLSESLRLLTMRGADAQYLLEMLTNDSKSDNGLWQQGFHHVKASQAAKILRSRSVAA; encoded by the exons ATGTCGCCCCCGCGGctgcggccgccgccggcgagcctgcGCGGCTTCCTGGACGCGCACTTCGCCTCCCCGGAGGACCTAGCCGCCGCGCCGGCCCTCGCCGAGTTGCTGCGCCGCGAGTGCGCGGAGCTCGAGGCCTCGCTCCGCCGCCTCGAGGCGCAGCTCGCGTCCGCGGCCGCTTCCTGGCTCGCGCGCTCCGGCGAGGCTCGGTTGGACCTCCGCCGCCTCAGGTCCCGAG GCGGAGGCGtcgaagaggaggatgaggggGTGGAGACGGTGCGTACCGTGGGGTTGCCGGCGCTCGTGCGGGAGATCCAACGGATCGACACCATTCGACTCTACGCAG AAGCTACTCTACAGTTGGAAGCTTTGGTTGGTAACCTAGAAGATGCGGCATTTTCCATCGTTAGACAGGCTTCAAAGTTGAACCTGCCATCTATACTTCGAAAATCAAAT GAAACAGAATGGAAGCAAGGAAAGTTGCTTCACGCTATCAATGCCATGAGAGATATTGAGCGAGAGTTGGTAAGCATCAGCACAAGTAGACCACAGTGGACCAACCTTATCATGGTCGTTGATTCTAGAGTGGACAAAACTCTAGCCATTTTGAGGCCTCAAGCACTCACAGATTATCGGGCTCTACTTGCAGCACTGGGTTGGCCACCTTCTTTGTCCTCACCAGACACACAGGAGGATAAATACTCCCAAATTCCGAATCCTCTTGACTTGATGAACGAGGACAATAAAGAGAAATATTCTCAAAGCTTCCTAGCACTGTGTGCCCTGCAACATGTGCAGGCGAATCGTGAAGTGCGCCAATGTCAAACAACAGCAGCAACCCCTGCCCTAGCAGATTCGAAGTACTTCGATAAAACCGCTTGCTTCGATAATGGACTTTGGGCAATTGATGAATTAGTTCATCCTATTGCTTCAAGGATGGAATATCATTTTGCGAAATGGTCTGAACAGCCGGAGTTCATTTTTACCCTTGTTTACAAGATAACAAAGGATTTCATGGATGGGGTGGATGATATATTGCAGCCTTTGATTGATCAAGCAAGGTTAGTGGGCTTAAGTGCCAAAGAATCTTGGGTAACTGGAATGGTGAAAATGCTTGTAGGATACCTTGAGAGGCAAATTTTCCCAGCACTTGTCACCTCTTATCAAGAACAGGCTACTGTTGGCAAACCTGAAGTTCATTCCTCTTGGTTGCACTTAAATGACGTGATGATTTCTTTTGATAAAAGAATGCAACTTCTGGCAGATTCAGGAATTCAGAAAATTGCATCTATTTCTGAAGGGCTGTCGAGATCCTTATCTGTCTTTTCAATATATGGTGAACACTCTGATTGGCTTCAGATATGGGCTGGTGTGGAGCTTAGTTCAGCGCAAGATAATCTCAAATCTGAAATGGACGATGAGACAAGTTGGTCATGTATTGACAATCAGCATGGCCAGTTTGGTCATCAGGAAAACTCTATTAAGTTTCTTCTCTCTACAAGAGAAGATTACAAAGCTCCGCCAGTTTCTGAAATTGTTGTCAAAACTGCATTGTCAATGATCAAAAGAGGCTGTGCTCTGCCTACTAAGGGAATGCAGAGCCAGTATAACCGATCCTCTTCAGTCCAGTTCCTGAATGACTTTTTTCTTGTCTTGCGTGACCGATGTGAGGCATTGCAATTGTCGAATACAGCATTAGAAGATCAGTCTTTGTCAAAGGCTTCCTGTGCAATTAATGCTGCGCGTTATTGTGAAAATGTGCTTCGGGAATGGGATGAAGACACTGCCTTCTTGGATATGGGTGCTCGAGGGTCTCTATTTACAGATGAAATCAACTTTTTGGTTAAATTAGGGACCAATTATCTGGAACAGATACTGTCTTCCATTCTGCTTGAGTTTGAAGATCTGTCATGGGAATATGTCCAGAACATTGGATCATCGAGTGAACAAACTGCCTTAGATGATCAGATCCTGGATGAAGAAAGTGTTGGGGTATCTCCTGGTTTTGTTGCCAGTCTAGATGTTCTGACAGACAGAACCACTAAGCTGAACCTATATCTAAATTCCAAGGATTTCCTTGATCTTTGGAGGAGTATAGCGGAAGGTCTGGACTACTTCATTTACAGCAGCGTACGGTGGGGTGAAGTAAGTTTCTCTGACCCAGGAGTCATCCAGCTAAGAGTTGATACAAAAGCCCTTCTCCACGTTTTTAGGCCCTTCTGTTCAAGACCTGAAGCTTTTCTCCCATTGCTAAGCGAGTCCCTGAGACTGTTAACCATGAGAGGGGCAGATGCACAATACCTGCTGGAAATGCTCACGAACGATTCAAAGAGCGACAATGGCCTATGGCAACAAGGATTTCACCATGTAAAAGCTAGCCAAGCTGCAAAGATCTTAAGAAGCAGGAGCGTTGCTGCATAA
- the LOC133893656 gene encoding probable serine/threonine-protein kinase PBL11, whose protein sequence is MGNCCKGSAKCANASTPFESKVTTNSSTSNSSIGMAAAKLVSRRRGGSSSALSGQLPRADSDVKSFSLSDLRAATKNFGSNSYLGEGGFGCVYKGWIDEATLAPTKPGVGRMVAIKKLKKESFQGHKEWLAEVTYLGQLHHENLVKLVGYCSDSENNKLLVYEYMLRGSLENHLFRRGTQPLSWAMRVSIAVDVARGLFFLHGQDNPVIFRDLKSSNVLLDSDYRAKLSDFGLARNGPTGDKSHVSTRVVGTRGYAAPEYIAKGHLSVKSDIYSFGVVLLELLTGRRALDEARGAAAGTLVDWARPQLGERRKVIRIMDTRLGGQYPKKQAQEVAALALRCLQYDPKNRPGMADAVLPELELLLQQQNHHKSPFSSSTASSRSNTSTPPVHGSGRHSKSKG, encoded by the exons ATGGGGAACTGCTGCAAGGGATCTGCTAAGTGCGCCAATGCCTCCACACCATTTGAATCGA AGGTCACAACGAACAGCAGCACGTCCAATAGCTCGATAGGCATGGCCGCCGCCAAGCTGGTGTCACGCCGCAGAGGCGGTAGCTCCTCGGCCTTGTCCGGCCAGCTGCCACGAGCCGACTCCGACGTGAAGTCGTTCAGCTTGAGCGACCTCCGCGCGGCGACCAAGAACTTCGGTTCCAACTCGTACCTGGGTGAGGGCGGGTTCGGGTGCGTGTACAAGGGTTGGATCGACGAGGCGACGCTGGCCCCGACCAAGCCCGGCGTGGGCAGGATGGTGGCCatcaagaagctcaagaaggagaGCTTCCAGGGCCACAAGGAGTGGCTGGCCGAGGTGACGTACCTGGGCCAGCTCCACCACGAGAACCTGGTCAAGCTGGTGGGCTACTGCTCCGACTCGGAGAACAACAAGCTGCTGGTGTACGAGTACATGCTCCGCGGCAGCCTGGAGAACCACCTCTTCCGGCGGGGCACCCAGCCGCTGTCGTGGGCGATGCGCGTGTCCATCGCGGTGGACGTGGCGCGCGGGCTGTTCTTCCTTCACGGCCAGGACAACCCCGTCATCTTCCGCGACCTCAAGTCCTCCAACGTTCTTCTCGACTCC gATTACAGGGCGAAGCTGTCGGATTTCGGGCTGGCGAGGAACGGGCCGACGGGGGACAAGAGCCACGTCTCTACCCGTGTCGTCGGCACCCGCGGCTACGCGGCGCCGGAGTACATCGCGAAGGGGCACCTGTCAGTGAAGAGCGACATCTACAGCTTCGGCGTGgtgctgctggagctgctgacgGGGCGGCGCGCGCTGGACGaggcgcgcggcgcggcggcggggacgcTGGTGGACTGGGCGCGGCCGCAGCTGGGCGAGCGCCGGAAGGTGATCCGGATCATGGACACCAGGCTCGGCGGGCAGTACCCCAAGAAGCAGGCGCAGGAGGTGGCCGCGCTCGCGCTGCGGTGCCTCCAGTACGACCCCAAGAACCGGCCCGGCATGGCCGATGCCGTCCTGCCGGAGCtcgagctgctgctgcagcagcagaaCCACCACAAGTCCCCCTTCTCCTCGTCGACGGCGTCTTCCAGATCCAACACGTCGACGCCGCCGGTGCACGGATCGGGCCGCCACTCCAAATCCAAGGGCTAG